A portion of the Fulvia fulva chromosome 1, complete sequence genome contains these proteins:
- a CDS encoding DNA oxidative demethylase encodes MSKRPRTLDAFFSPAPTKRSKALSTVTSSETETETDNAKDNSAADEEVSTRATYPFALPHLPSELRELLNFVPASEGRIINDQPDLDLLYFQPYIQTDIQRALFDFLRSELFFYRVTYMIKRGPTESQINTPRYTTVFGLDETARFDEQGGIVDAANGKPLPPTTYKCRPRPLPQCLDVLRELTENATGCKFNFCLVNYYANGNDSISYHSDDERFLGIDPAIASFTLGAKRDFLLKHKPTPGKHESETKPMKLPLASGDMILMRGKTQSNWLHSIPKRKGGEAELGRINITLRRAMVKGGTDNYYRYNVGDGPVHKWDSKMREMLPVGAT; translated from the coding sequence ATGTCGAAACGCCCGCGGACACTTGACGCCTTCTTCAGTCCTGCACCAACGAAGCGGTCGAAAGCATTAAGCACTGTCACCTCATCCGAGACCGAGACCGAGACAGACAATGCCAAGGACAACAGCGCTGCCGATGAAGAGGTGTCCACACGTGCTACTTACCCATTTGCTCTGCCACATCTTCCATCAGAGCTGAGAGAGCTGCTCAACTTCGTGCCGGCTTCAGAGGGACGCATCATCAACGACCAGCCGGACCTCGACTTACTGTACTTCCAGCCATATATACAAACGGACATCCAGCGAGCCCTCTTCGACTTCCTCCGCAGCGAGCTGTTCTTCTACCGCGTCACATACATGATCAAACGTGGGCCCACCGAGAGCCAGATCAACACGCCACGATATACCACCGTCTTTGGCCTCGACGAGACTGCCCGGTTCGATGAGCAGGGCGGCATTGTAGACGCCGCGAATGGAAAACCACTGCCACCGACTACATACAAGTGTCGCCCGCGACCACTGCCACAATGTCTGGACGTCTTGAGAGAGCTGACCGAGAACGCCACAGGCTGCAAGTTCAACTTCTGCTTGGTGAACTACTATGCCAACGGCAACGACAGCATTTCCTACCACAGCGACGACGAGCGCTTTCTGGGCATCGATCCTGCCATAGCTTCGTTCACGCTCGGAGCGAAACGAGATTTCTTGCTCAAGCACAAGCCTACGCCGGGCAAGCACGAGTCCGAGACGAAACCTATGAAGCTACCCTTGGCATCAGGCGACATGATTCTGATGCGAGGCAAGACACAAAGCAACTGGCTACACAGCATCCCGAAGCGTAAAGGTGGAGAGGCAGAGCTGGGAAGAATCAACATCACGTTGCGACGAGCAATGGTGAAGGGCGGCACGGATAATTACTACAGATACAACGTTGGAGATGGACCTGTCCACAAATGGGACAGCAAGATGCGGGAAATGCTGCCAGTCGGAGCCACATGA
- a CDS encoding Aorsin, whose protein sequence is MWAKAAFAASTLFAHCFASPVVAPHLIHEKRDSLPHGWVKRYAVDGNAELPMRIALTQNNLHNAHDWLMDVSHPESDKYGRHWSAEDVANAFALSKDTSDAVKAWLASTGIHDDQNLLKTKYHVYEHDETGQPHVACEEYSIPAALKDKIDFVYPTVHFDAKLKVRDTSDSVTKREVKPGAAKSPGKPGSGSLPNWNHSFLPHSDIIKELQNCDKQITPWCLRLLYKFPPGLTVNPKNSYGIVEYTLQAYVPSDLDLFFNNFSTKQKTTLYQVGDTVEGASFNDFLDAIDGSYCTYQGDDDPSQDATYPDPYCDPASQDCYKGPKNCGGFAATKVISTSYGYNEHDLTPAYEQRQCNEYMKLGLMGVSVVYSSGDYGVAGNSGQCINGAGVDAPYNNGTSGRFNPSFPSTCPYVTSVGATQVTPGTNIVTSRTQPEQACETVTYSGGGFITYSAELFNNSGQTRGFPDISANGANYVVAIDGQWALVHGTSASSPTLGSVLTLINEARFDLGKGSIGFVNPTAYAHPEVFNDVTQGGNQGCGTAGFQATKGRDPVTGLGTPNSPRMLELWLGLP, encoded by the exons ATGTGGGCAAAGGCGGCATTCGCTGCCAGTACACTCTTCGCCCATTGCTTTGCATCACCCGTGGTCGCTCCTCATCTTATACACGAGAAGCGAGACTCATTGCCACATGGCTGGGTGAAGCGCTATGCGGTGGATGGCAATGCTGAGCTGCCCATGCGTATCGCCCTTACGCAGAACAATCTCCACAATGCGCATGATTGGCTCATGGACGTGTCACATCCTGAGTCTGACAAGTATGGAAGGCATTGGTCTGCGGAAGATGTCGCGAACGCGTTCGCTCTGAG CAAGGACACCTCGGATGCTGTGAAGGCATGGCTGGCCTCTACCGGCATTCATGATGACC AAAACTTGCTCAAGACCAAGTACCATGTCTACGAACACGATGAGACGGGTCAACCTCACGTTGCTTGCGAGGAGTATTCCATCCCGGCAGCGCTCAAGGATAAGATCGACTTTGTGTATCCGACT GTACACTTTGATGCTAAATTGAAGGTCCGTGATACATCAGACAGCGTCACGAAGCGTGAAGTCAAGCCTGGAGCTGCAAAATCGCCTGGTAAACCTGGATCCGGCTCATTGCCAAATTGGAACCACAGCTTCCTTCCGCATAGCGACATCATCAAGGAGCTACAGAACTGTGACAAACAGATCACGCCTTGGTGCCTTCGACTGCTGTACAAGTTCCCGCCCGGCCTCACCGTGAATCCCAAAAACAGCTACGGCATCGTAGAGTACACCCTACAAGCATATGTGCCGTCCGATCTAGACCTCTTCTTCAACAACTTCAGCACCAAGCAG AAGACTACCCTCTACCAAGTCGGCGACACAGTGGAAGGCGCCTCTTTCAATGACTTCCTCGATGCTATCGATGGCTCCTACTGCACCTACCAAGGAGATGACGATCCATCCCAGGACGCCACATACCCAGATCCATACTGCGATCCAGCATCCCAAGACTGCTACAAAGGCCCAAAGAACTGCGGCGGCTTCGCAGCTACCAAAGTCATCAGCACGTCCTACGGCTATAACGAACACGACCTCACCCCAGCTTACGAGCAACGCCAATGCAACGAGTACATGAAGCTTGGTCTGATGGGCGTCTCAGTCGTCTACTCCAGCGGCGATTATGGCGTAGCTGGCAACAGTGGCCAGTGTATCAACGGAGCCGGCGTAGATGCACCATACAACAACGGTACTAGTGGGCGTTTCAATCCAAGCTTCCCGAGTACGTGTCCGTACGTCACGTCTGTAGGTGCTACGCAGGTCACCCCGGGAACAAACATCGTGACGAGCAGGACGCAGCCTGAGCAAGCTTGCGAGACTGTTACTTACTCCGGCGGTGGCTTCA TAACGTATAGCGCGGAGCTGTTTAATAACAGTGGTCAGACGAGAGG ATTCCCCGACATCTCAGCAAACGGCGCAAACTACGTCGTCGCCATCGACGGCCAATGGGCCCTCGTCCACGGCACCTCTGCTTCTTCTCCTACGCTCGGCAGTGTTCTTACGCTTATCAACGAAGCACGCTTCGATCTTGGCAAGGGATCGATCGGGTTTGTTAACCCTACGGCGTATGCGCATCCTGAAGTGTTCAATGATGTGACGCAAGGGGGCAATCAAGGCTGTGGCACTGCTGGGTTCCAGGCGACGAAAGGCCGGGATCCTGTTACGGGGTTGGGCACGCCCAATTCTCCGAGGATGCTGGAATTGTGGTTGGGGCTGCCTTGA